The Bacteroidales bacterium genome has a window encoding:
- a CDS encoding T9SS type A sorting domain-containing protein, whose product MVAEGEDQTFTFSAEADYSIDKVLVDGVNNTQALSDGYYTFENVSENHTMVVVVIPLSIDAYSVEIKVYPNPTVNYINIESDEIIEELIIFNSAGKKI is encoded by the coding sequence GTGGTTGCTGAAGGAGAAGATCAAACCTTTACATTCTCGGCAGAAGCAGATTATTCTATAGATAAAGTTTTAGTAGACGGAGTTAATAACACGCAAGCCTTAAGTGATGGATATTATACCTTCGAGAATGTTTCTGAAAATCATACAATGGTAGTTGTTGTCATTCCTCTTTCTATTGATGCTTATTCCGTAGAAATAAAAGTGTATCCGAATCCGACTGTAAATTATATTAATATTGAATCTGATGAAATAATAGAAGAACTGATTATCTTCAACTCCGCCGGAAAGAAAATATAA